The genomic stretch GGTCCCATTTTCGATGCTCATCTCCATATGGCTAGTCAAGAAGCATTGCATACCCTGATAGCTGTGGAGAATGACTTCGGCGTTGACAAAGGATTACTTATTGTTCATGGCGATGAGAACCAGCAATACGTTTGCGAGAAATATCCGGACAGGTATGTCTTTGCTAAGTATTTCTCGGGCACTCTTCCGTTCCGAGAGGGTTTCAAGTACATAGCCGATGGAATTAGGGATATGGACCCTGGCTGCTATCAAGTTGCTAAGATGCAGTCTGCTCCTAAGGTCAGAAACCGAGTAGAAAGTAATATCACTTCCCTTAGACTGGATGTGGATGGCTCAGAGCCGATGTTTGAAGCATTGGCTGAAACCAACACGCCATTCCTACTCCATCTTAGTGATCCTGATACGTACTACCGCATACACTACTCTGACAGGACGAAGTTCAGGACCAAAGAAGAGGATTTGCAGGAACTAGAGGCAGTGATTCGGAACAACCCAGATGTGCAGTTCCAGCTTGCTCATTTCGCCGCACAACCAGAAATACACCGGCTAGATAACCTTGCGCGGTGGTTCGATACCTATCCGAATTTCTATGTAGATACCGGTTCTGCCAGATGGATGTGCCGCGAGCTCAGCAAAGATGTTGACCGAGCTAAGTCGTTCTTGGAGGCATACTCTGATCGAGTCCTATTTGGTACTGACTGCGTAGCAAGAGACACCAATCGCGATTATTTCGAGGGACGACATCTTTCCCTCCGATTGCTGCTGGAAAGCGATGTACGAGATGTGAAATTGCCTTTCCCTGATCCTGATACTGCTGATTCAGGGGGAACCTACATCAACGGATTATCCCTGTCGCAGGAGACTCTTGAAAACATCTATTGGAAGAATGCGAATCGATTGTACGGTAGATTCATTGAGCAAGGAGAAACATAGTGAAAACCAGAAAAACAAGGCCTTACCTTCTTGTGTTTTCTTGATAGAATGACAGAATAAACTCAGCCCGTTCTTGTTGTTTCTTCTTTATCCCTTGTATCTCTCTGTACTTCATCAGGTCGTCTGAACTATATTTCTTGGGCCAAGTGGTGTGTTTGCCAACTCGAAGACAAGGGACCATGAGTTTACTTTCTCTTTGGTCCAATTCGTAGGGGTTAACTATATGCAATTTTTGTTTGGTACGGTCAACGTCAAAACGAACCTCTTTGGATACTTCAATAAACTCGTATGAATCTATGTTCTCTTTGATAGCATGTACCTTCACAGTACGTAACACAGCGTGCTTCTCTGGTTCTAAGTATATCCCAGTATCATCGGCATATTTCATGATTGACTGTTCGACGAATGAAAGACCGATTGCGGCCATCTTCTCTGATCGAGATGGTTCATCACTTTGTTTGATCCGCTCAACTGCATTATACTCATCCTGTTATATAGGAGCTTCAATGCTCTTGACATATACCCTCAGAACCGTATCATGAACAGTTTTGTTGGAATTTCCCCAGTTCACGTCGGTACCTCTTTACATAGTGCTTCTTTCTGGCAATTAGAAGATTTCTGTCACAGGCGTTACAACGGCAATCTGGGGCCTGGATATGATTGTTTCTTCAACCACTGGCAAATCCATGCTCGACAACCTTCCACAGGCCGTGATGCACGATGTTGGCATGCTTAACGGTGGACATGCCTTTGACGAGAAATACATGGGCAACTTCTCATTCTGGCTCATAACTTCTCACAGAGGCATTGAACTGACTGCACAGGAACTCCTTGCTTATGCTATTTCTTTCGGTGTTTCATCCCTTGCCAAGCGTGCAGGAGGTTTCCACGCCACCAGATTGGGCACTTCAAGCAGGATGGGCAAGTGGCTTGGAGACATCTGTTCAGAAGCAGGTGAAGAGCTTGGTGAGAGCATGACGCGCAGGCGATCTGACCGAACGTTTGACTCGTGCTGCACCTAGAGTTGTCAAGATTTGAGCGGTATTTCAAGAATCAGTGCCTCTATCCTCAGCATCTATTTTGCTCCGATGAGGGTTGTTGACCAGTGGTACGATGCTGAACCAAGCTTCCACTTACAGAAGATACAGTGGATGAAATTTTTGAAAGTTTCCTGAATTCATGTTCTTTGGCTGAAAGCTACAATATTATCTTGTTTCACGTTCTTACCGATACTGGTCAACAAAATCTACCAAGAACTCCCTCCACTCACGACACCCAACCCCATTTGAAATGATTTGTCTAAAACAGAATGGTTAAGATGGAGTGTGTCGATTATCATGTCTAATACTGTGTTGAAGAGTATCTTGATACTGAGACTTGTTGCTGTCCATATCACGCTCTCATTATCTAGATTCTTTGCACGTAACTTTTGCGCAAGTATACCGTATGATTGAAGGATTTTGAGTGTGCTGCAAGTTCAATTATTCTACAGAATCCATGTGTT from Candidatus Lokiarchaeota archaeon encodes the following:
- a CDS encoding amidohydrolase family protein, translating into MQHELSYQGPIFDAHLHMASQEALHTLIAVENDFGVDKGLLIVHGDENQQYVCEKYPDRYVFAKYFSGTLPFREGFKYIADGIRDMDPGCYQVAKMQSAPKVRNRVESNITSLRLDVDGSEPMFEALAETNTPFLLHLSDPDTYYRIHYSDRTKFRTKEEDLQELEAVIRNNPDVQFQLAHFAAQPEIHRLDNLARWFDTYPNFYVDTGSARWMCRELSKDVDRAKSFLEAYSDRVLFGTDCVARDTNRDYFEGRHLSLRLLLESDVRDVKLPFPDPDTADSGGTYINGLSLSQETLENIYWKNANRLYGRFIEQGET